From one Streptomyces sp. NBC_01478 genomic stretch:
- a CDS encoding glycoside hydrolase family 2 TIM barrel-domain containing protein, with protein sequence MTVTRRSVLIASTAAPTATSLLAAPAARATTAGAPGRRTVPLRDGWRFALVNPGGITDPTGAYADAAAPEYDDSGWRQVAAPHDWSIEQTPTTDHGTTSGTGFFPGGLGWYRIAFTLPPACAGKRISVEFDGVYMDAYVYFNGTEVGRHPYGYTGFALDLTDLAHTDGSTENVVAVKVQNRLPSSRWYSGSGIYREARLVITEPVHVERWGTYVTTPDITAERAVVRVRTSVVNESGAASEVEVRSRVVDPGGRTVGRAVSTVTVADRSTETHELTVPKPKLWDIETPDHRYALETELRVAGRTVDTYRTPFGIRTYRFDPDEGFSLNGTDTKIKGVDLHHDQGALGSAISIDAVRRQLTIMKSMGVNAFRTSHNPPSPQIIEACEELGIVMMVEAFDCWHTGKTTYDYHRFFDDWCEKDATEMVLAARNSPAVVLWSIGNEIPDSTATAGLAMADRIIGAIRAADDTRPVVIGSNKYHGVPAKGSAADLMLAKLDGLGLNYNTAKSVDALHAAYPNLFLFESESSSETSTRGAYQEPEHLNTGENHTPGRRDTSSYDNNLASWTMSGEYGHKKDRDRKWFAGQFLWSGIDYIGEPTPYDVFPVKASFFGAVDTAGFPKDMYHLFRSQWIGEPMVHLVPMSWNHEPGDTVEVWAYANVDTVELFLNGKSLGTREFDTKQTIDGRTYLETTEPTGDDKTFTSGPYPGSYTSPNGSAGKLHLTWKVPYEPGELKAVARSGGKVVASDVLRTAGSAHAVRLTADRKSLAADGRSLVFVTAEVVDAHGVVLPDAEDLIAFEVKGGSLAGLDNGREESAERYQASTRTAFHGKALAIVRSGTAPGTLKVTARAEGLRSGTVTVRTTPGRDVSRTAAPDFAADYPGPPNYPYADASYSGRPDTLPAAVLDGDPATGWSNAFAKSATTLLPAFSGARGEDWVSVDWGRGRSFDRVEVSFTVDATHSLPAAVAVAVWDGRGWVPVEGPAVDWATASDAPTVITFGAVRGSRMRLMLTSAHPGTAQGAVRISKLEAPAG encoded by the coding sequence ATGACGGTCACTCGCAGATCGGTTTTGATCGCTTCTACGGCCGCGCCGACGGCCACGTCACTCCTGGCCGCCCCCGCCGCCCGAGCCACCACGGCAGGGGCGCCCGGCCGCCGCACGGTCCCGCTCCGGGACGGCTGGCGCTTCGCGCTGGTCAACCCCGGCGGGATCACCGACCCGACCGGCGCCTACGCCGACGCCGCCGCACCCGAATACGACGACTCGGGCTGGCGCCAGGTCGCTGCCCCGCACGACTGGAGCATCGAGCAGACCCCCACCACGGACCACGGCACGACCAGCGGCACCGGGTTCTTCCCCGGCGGCCTCGGCTGGTACCGGATCGCCTTCACCCTGCCGCCGGCCTGCGCGGGCAAGCGGATCTCGGTCGAGTTCGACGGCGTCTACATGGACGCGTACGTCTACTTCAACGGCACCGAGGTGGGCCGCCACCCCTACGGCTACACCGGCTTCGCCCTCGACCTCACCGACCTGGCGCACACCGACGGCAGCACGGAGAACGTCGTCGCGGTGAAGGTCCAGAACCGGCTCCCGAGCAGCCGCTGGTACTCGGGCAGCGGCATCTACCGCGAGGCCCGCCTCGTCATCACCGAGCCCGTGCACGTCGAACGCTGGGGCACGTACGTCACGACCCCGGACATCACCGCCGAGCGAGCCGTCGTACGGGTGCGGACGTCCGTGGTGAACGAGTCGGGTGCCGCGAGCGAGGTCGAGGTGAGATCGAGGGTCGTCGACCCCGGCGGCCGGACGGTGGGCCGTGCCGTTTCCACGGTGACCGTCGCCGACCGCAGCACCGAAACTCATGAACTCACCGTCCCCAAGCCCAAGTTGTGGGACATCGAGACCCCGGACCACCGCTACGCCCTGGAGACCGAACTGCGGGTGGCCGGCAGGACGGTCGACACGTACCGCACCCCCTTCGGCATCCGCACCTACCGCTTCGACCCGGACGAGGGCTTCTCCCTCAACGGCACGGACACCAAGATCAAGGGCGTCGACCTCCACCACGACCAGGGCGCCCTCGGCTCCGCGATCAGCATCGACGCCGTACGCAGGCAGTTGACCATCATGAAGTCGATGGGCGTCAACGCCTTCCGCACCTCGCACAACCCGCCCTCGCCCCAAATCATCGAGGCCTGCGAGGAGTTGGGCATCGTGATGATGGTCGAGGCCTTCGACTGCTGGCACACCGGCAAGACGACCTACGACTACCACCGGTTCTTCGACGACTGGTGCGAGAAGGACGCCACCGAGATGGTCCTCGCCGCCCGCAACTCGCCCGCCGTGGTGCTGTGGTCCATCGGCAACGAGATCCCCGACTCCACCGCCACCGCCGGACTGGCGATGGCCGACCGCATCATCGGCGCGATCAGGGCGGCGGACGACACCCGGCCGGTGGTCATCGGCTCGAACAAGTACCACGGGGTCCCCGCCAAGGGCTCCGCCGCCGACCTCATGCTCGCCAAGCTCGACGGACTCGGCCTCAACTACAACACCGCCAAGTCGGTCGACGCCCTGCACGCGGCCTATCCGAACCTGTTCCTCTTCGAGTCGGAGTCCTCCTCGGAGACCTCGACGCGCGGCGCCTACCAGGAGCCGGAGCACCTCAACACCGGCGAGAACCACACGCCCGGCCGGCGTGACACCTCCTCGTACGACAACAACCTCGCCTCCTGGACGATGAGCGGCGAGTACGGGCACAAGAAGGACCGGGACCGGAAGTGGTTCGCGGGTCAGTTCCTCTGGTCGGGCATCGACTACATCGGGGAGCCGACGCCGTACGACGTCTTCCCGGTCAAGGCGTCCTTCTTCGGCGCGGTCGACACGGCCGGCTTCCCGAAGGACATGTACCACCTCTTCCGCAGCCAGTGGATCGGCGAGCCCATGGTCCATCTGGTGCCGATGAGCTGGAACCACGAGCCGGGGGACACCGTCGAGGTCTGGGCCTACGCCAACGTCGACACCGTCGAGCTGTTCCTCAACGGAAAGTCCCTGGGGACAAGGGAGTTCGACACCAAGCAGACCATCGACGGCCGCACCTACCTGGAGACCACCGAGCCCACCGGCGACGACAAGACCTTCACCTCCGGCCCCTACCCGGGCAGTTACACCAGCCCGAACGGCAGCGCCGGCAAACTCCACCTGACGTGGAAAGTCCCGTACGAGCCCGGCGAGTTGAAGGCGGTCGCGCGAAGCGGCGGCAAGGTGGTCGCCTCGGACGTCCTGCGCACCGCGGGTTCCGCGCACGCCGTGCGCCTCACGGCCGACCGCAAGTCCCTTGCCGCCGACGGCCGTTCGCTGGTCTTCGTGACCGCGGAGGTCGTCGACGCCCACGGGGTCGTCCTGCCCGACGCCGAGGATCTCATCGCCTTCGAGGTGAAGGGCGGGTCGCTGGCCGGACTGGACAACGGGCGGGAGGAGAGCGCCGAGCGGTACCAGGCGAGCACCCGAACCGCCTTCCACGGCAAGGCACTTGCCATCGTGCGGTCCGGTACGGCGCCCGGCACGCTGAAGGTGACGGCGCGCGCGGAAGGGCTGCGGAGCGGCACGGTCACCGTACGGACGACGCCCGGCCGGGACGTGTCGCGAACCGCGGCGCCGGACTTCGCGGCCGACTATCCTGGCCCTCCCAACTACCCCTACGCCGACGCTAGTTACTCGGGCCGCCCGGACACGCTCCCGGCCGCCGTGCTCGACGGTGACCCGGCCACCGGCTGGTCCAACGCCTTCGCGAAGTCGGCCACGACGCTGCTGCCCGCGTTCAGTGGCGCGCGCGGGGAGGACTGGGTGTCGGTGGACTGGGGGAGGGGACGGTCCTTCGACCGGGTGGAGGTGTCGTTCACCGTGGACGCGACGCACAGCCTGCCCGCGGCGGTGGCGGTCGCCGTGTGGGACGGGCGCGGGTGGGTGCCGGTCGAGGGGCCCGCCGTCGACTGGGCCACGGCCTCGGACGCCCCGACCGTCATCACCTTCGGCGCGGTACGCGGATCGCGGATGCGGCTGATGCTGACCAGCGCGCATCCCGGGACGGCTCAAGGGGCGGTGCGGATCAGCAAGTTGGAGGCACCGGCCGGATAA
- a CDS encoding glycoside hydrolase family 9 protein: protein MKRRSTTLLAATALLAAALTTLPAGPAGADEVEQVRNGTFDTGTEPWWTTSNVTAGLSDGQLCADVPGGTTNRWDAAVGQNDITLVKGESYKFAFTASGSPEGQVARAIVGLSVAPYDTYYEVSPELSGSGNSYAYTFTSPVDTAQGQVAFQLGGGTDAWHFCMDDVSLLGGVPPEVYQPDTGPRVRVNQVAYLPGGPKNATLVTGSTAVLPWQLRNAAGAVVAHGRTVPRGTDVASAQNVQSIDFGSYRGRGEGFTLVADGETSRPFDIGTAAYEQLRLDSLKYYYTQRSGIPIRDELRPGYARPAGHLNVAPNQGDANVPCQPALCDYTLDVTGGWYDAGDHGKYVVNGGISTWELLSTYERSRLAPTGRPAALRDGTLAIPESGNKVPDVLDEARWELEFLLKMQVPDGQPLAGMAHDKVHDEQWTGLPLLPDQDPQKRELHAPTTQATLNLAATAAQAARLYRPYDREFAAKALNAARKAWVAALAHPSVYPDPNDGTGGGAYPDDNATDEFYWAAAELYLTTGERQFADQVVNSPLNTADIFGALGFDWARTAALGRLDLATVPNRLPGVDRIRRSVIEAANTYLTTLRTQPYGMPYAPPGNLYDWGSNSQILNNAHVVATAYDLTGATKYRDGALQSMDYILGRNALNMSYVTGYGEANSHNEHSRWYAHELDPNLPNPPQGTLAGGANSSLQDPYAQGKLLGCVGQFCYIDDIQSWSTNETAVNWNAALAWMASFAADQG from the coding sequence GTGAAACGACGCAGCACGACCCTGCTCGCCGCCACGGCCCTCCTCGCGGCGGCGCTCACCACGCTCCCGGCCGGTCCGGCCGGGGCCGACGAGGTCGAGCAGGTCAGGAACGGCACCTTCGACACCGGCACCGAACCCTGGTGGACGACGAGCAACGTCACCGCGGGCCTGTCCGACGGACAGCTCTGCGCGGATGTGCCGGGCGGCACGACGAACCGCTGGGACGCCGCCGTCGGCCAGAACGACATCACCCTGGTGAAGGGCGAGTCGTACAAGTTCGCCTTTACGGCGTCCGGTTCGCCCGAAGGACAGGTGGCGCGGGCGATCGTCGGGCTGTCGGTGGCGCCGTACGACACCTACTACGAGGTCAGTCCCGAGCTGAGCGGGTCGGGCAACTCCTATGCGTACACGTTCACTTCGCCCGTCGACACCGCACAAGGTCAGGTCGCCTTCCAGCTCGGCGGCGGCACGGACGCCTGGCACTTCTGCATGGACGACGTGTCGCTGCTGGGCGGGGTGCCGCCGGAGGTGTACCAGCCGGACACCGGGCCGCGTGTGCGGGTGAACCAGGTCGCCTATCTGCCCGGCGGGCCGAAGAACGCGACGCTGGTGACCGGGTCCACGGCCGTGCTGCCCTGGCAGTTGAGGAACGCGGCGGGCGCGGTGGTCGCGCACGGGCGGACCGTGCCGCGCGGCACCGACGTGGCCTCCGCGCAGAACGTCCAGTCGATCGACTTCGGCTCCTACCGGGGCCGCGGCGAGGGCTTCACGCTGGTGGCCGACGGGGAGACCAGCCGCCCCTTCGACATCGGGACGGCCGCCTATGAGCAGTTGCGGCTCGACTCGCTGAAGTACTACTACACCCAGCGCAGCGGCATCCCGATACGCGACGAGCTGCGCCCCGGCTACGCCCGCCCGGCAGGCCACCTGAACGTCGCCCCCAACCAGGGCGACGCGAACGTGCCCTGCCAACCCGCCCTGTGCGACTACACACTTGACGTCACCGGCGGCTGGTACGACGCGGGGGACCACGGCAAGTACGTCGTCAACGGCGGTATCTCCACATGGGAGTTGCTCAGCACCTACGAGCGCTCACGCCTCGCCCCCACGGGCCGGCCGGCCGCACTGCGCGACGGGACGCTCGCCATCCCGGAGAGCGGCAACAAGGTGCCGGACGTGCTCGACGAGGCCCGCTGGGAACTGGAGTTCCTGCTGAAGATGCAGGTACCCGACGGACAGCCACTGGCCGGCATGGCGCACGACAAGGTCCACGACGAACAGTGGACCGGACTCCCGCTGCTGCCGGACCAGGACCCGCAGAAACGCGAGCTGCACGCCCCGACCACACAGGCGACGCTCAACCTCGCGGCGACGGCGGCGCAGGCGGCCCGCCTGTACCGGCCCTACGACCGGGAGTTCGCGGCCAAGGCCCTGAACGCGGCCAGGAAGGCCTGGGTGGCGGCGCTCGCCCACCCCTCGGTGTACCCGGACCCGAACGACGGCACCGGCGGCGGCGCGTACCCCGACGACAACGCGACCGACGAGTTCTACTGGGCGGCGGCGGAGCTGTATCTCACCACGGGCGAACGGCAGTTCGCCGACCAGGTCGTCAACTCCCCGCTCAACACGGCCGACATCTTCGGCGCCCTCGGTTTCGACTGGGCCCGCACGGCGGCACTGGGCCGGCTCGACCTCGCGACCGTCCCCAACCGGCTTCCCGGCGTGGACAGGATCCGCCGGTCGGTGATCGAGGCCGCGAACACCTACCTGACCACGCTGCGGACGCAGCCGTACGGCATGCCGTACGCACCGCCCGGCAACCTCTACGACTGGGGCTCCAACAGCCAGATCCTCAACAACGCCCACGTCGTCGCCACCGCCTACGACCTCACCGGCGCCACGAAATACCGCGACGGCGCCCTGCAGAGCATGGACTACATCCTCGGTCGCAACGCCCTCAACATGTCGTACGTCACCGGCTACGGGGAGGCCAACTCCCACAACGAGCACAGCCGTTGGTACGCCCATGAACTCGACCCGAACCTCCCGAACCCGCCGCAGGGCACGCTCGCGGGCGGCGCGAACTCCTCCCTCCAGGACCCGTACGCGCAGGGCAAACTCCTGGGCTGCGTCGGGCAGTTCTGCTACATCGACGACATCCAGTCGTGGTCGACCAACGAGACGGCGGTGAACTGGAACGCGGCGCTGGCGTGGATGGCCTCGTTCGCGGCGGACCAGGGCTGA
- the sigJ gene encoding RNA polymerase sigma factor SigJ, producing MSEIAVTEEATDVFMNHRELLFGLVYNMLGSVADTDDVLQETWLSWTARVRRTPLGTVTNPRAYLVRIAVNHALQRRATISRRRETYVGPWLPEPLVDQGAGGDPEDPALRAESVSLAMLVVLESLSPLERAVFVLNEVFGYAHTEIADIIDRTPAAVRQLAHRARAHVHARRPLYEAHPRVRREATERFVRAAIGGDIASLMEILAPDVTVWTDSGGNRKPAGLRPVHGRDKAVRLINSFAARRRPQDLELRYRRVNGDDAAVLFEGDSPYAVMVMDLTPEGDQVSGVYIVTNPEKLTHVRKDEEAEDGR from the coding sequence ATGTCAGAGATCGCTGTCACCGAAGAGGCGACCGACGTCTTCATGAATCATCGGGAGCTGCTGTTCGGCCTCGTCTACAACATGCTGGGCAGCGTCGCCGACACCGACGACGTCCTCCAGGAGACCTGGCTGTCCTGGACGGCCCGCGTCCGCCGCACCCCGCTCGGCACCGTCACCAACCCGCGCGCGTATCTCGTCCGCATCGCCGTCAACCACGCGCTCCAGCGCCGCGCCACGATCAGCCGCCGCCGCGAGACCTACGTCGGCCCGTGGCTGCCGGAGCCCTTGGTCGACCAGGGAGCCGGCGGTGATCCCGAGGACCCCGCCCTGCGCGCCGAGTCCGTGTCGCTGGCCATGCTGGTCGTCCTGGAGTCGCTGAGCCCGCTGGAACGCGCGGTGTTCGTCCTCAACGAGGTGTTCGGGTACGCCCACACCGAGATCGCGGACATCATCGACCGCACCCCGGCGGCCGTACGGCAGCTCGCGCACCGGGCGCGGGCCCATGTGCACGCGCGGCGGCCGCTGTACGAGGCGCATCCCCGGGTGCGGCGGGAGGCGACCGAGCGGTTCGTGCGGGCCGCGATCGGCGGGGACATCGCCTCGCTGATGGAGATCCTCGCGCCGGACGTCACGGTGTGGACCGACAGCGGCGGCAACCGGAAACCGGCGGGGCTGCGCCCGGTGCACGGGCGGGACAAGGCGGTCCGTCTCATCAACTCGTTCGCCGCCAGGCGCCGTCCGCAGGACCTGGAGCTGCGCTACCGGCGCGTCAACGGCGACGACGCGGCCGTGCTGTTCGAGGGCGACTCGCCGTACGCGGTGATGGTCATGGACCTCACGCCCGAGGGCGACCAGGTGTCCGGGGTGTACATCGTGACCAACCCCGAGAAGCTCACGCACGTGCGCAAGGACGAGGAGGCCGAGGACGGCCGGTGA